From one Streptomyces sp. NBC_01478 genomic stretch:
- a CDS encoding amidase domain-containing protein — protein sequence MKSRKLSRKRSRTAIISAAAASVVAGVALVPNWSAGAAVVDDPTVNAATKATFQKLADAVFTDRTQALVHGATTKQSTTRFSGDVRLSSTQSRDEKAALTQLRGRQSSIAKLGETYSTGSTKVTLDATRVTGRTAKADVTETTTLTYAKATGNEPKTTGFQAHHELTFKADQQGTWQLSGIQDTDTGGLAVNTVAKPAVKASPAPADDGNTTPDAPRAATTRNPVAVPKTSTTYDYKAMATYAEKYWNVYNTAYPDFNGHADGGDCTNFVSQSLKAGGWKHVPGYVYDYTKWFGTADIQSDSFVGVNEWSWFAQNSKRTTPLANVYQLEVGDVLQMDFDRDGAKDHTMIVTAKSNGIPYVTYHSNNTLRRSVASLVASYPNAYYYAYRT from the coding sequence TTGAAATCCAGAAAACTGAGCCGTAAGCGGAGCCGTACGGCCATAATCTCGGCGGCCGCCGCCTCGGTCGTCGCCGGCGTCGCCCTCGTGCCCAACTGGAGCGCGGGCGCGGCCGTCGTCGACGACCCGACCGTGAACGCCGCGACCAAGGCGACCTTCCAGAAGCTGGCCGACGCGGTCTTCACCGACCGCACCCAGGCGCTCGTCCACGGGGCCACGACGAAGCAGAGCACCACGCGCTTCTCGGGCGACGTCCGCCTCTCCAGCACCCAGTCGCGCGACGAGAAGGCCGCGCTGACCCAACTGCGCGGCCGCCAGAGCAGCATCGCGAAGCTCGGCGAGACGTACAGCACGGGCAGCACCAAGGTCACGCTCGACGCGACCCGGGTCACCGGCCGTACCGCCAAGGCCGATGTCACCGAGACGACCACGCTGACGTACGCGAAGGCCACGGGGAACGAGCCGAAGACCACCGGCTTCCAGGCGCACCACGAACTGACCTTCAAGGCCGACCAGCAGGGCACCTGGCAGCTCTCCGGCATCCAGGACACCGACACCGGCGGCCTCGCCGTCAACACGGTGGCCAAGCCCGCGGTCAAGGCGTCGCCCGCCCCGGCCGACGACGGCAACACCACGCCGGACGCGCCGCGCGCGGCCACCACCCGCAACCCGGTGGCGGTCCCGAAGACGAGCACGACGTACGACTACAAGGCGATGGCGACGTACGCCGAGAAGTACTGGAACGTCTACAACACCGCCTACCCGGACTTCAACGGCCACGCGGACGGCGGCGACTGCACCAACTTCGTCAGCCAGTCCCTGAAGGCCGGCGGCTGGAAGCACGTCCCGGGCTACGTGTACGACTACACGAAGTGGTTCGGCACCGCCGACATCCAGTCGGACTCCTTCGTCGGCGTCAACGAGTGGTCCTGGTTCGCGCAGAACTCCAAGCGGACCACCCCGCTCGCCAACGTCTACCAGTTGGAGGTCGGCGACGTCCTCCAGATGGACTTCGACCGGGACGGCGCCAAGGACCACACGATGATCGTGACGGCCAAGAGCAACGGCATCCCGTACGTCACGTACCACTCGAACAACACCCTGCGCAGGTCGGTGGCGAGTCTCGTCGCGTCGTACCCGAACGCGTACTACTACGCCTACCGCACCTGA